One window of the Eschrichtius robustus isolate mEscRob2 chromosome X, mEscRob2.pri, whole genome shotgun sequence genome contains the following:
- the LOC137756270 gene encoding melanoma-associated antigen B16-like: MSRPLTSASRAQGCEGFNLRRRLQSAARGAPGAARCQVVNLIAHRPVHVLLPTRVIMSQLRPQYSYDQCHQAFSESQGLEVTQVSKALEETQLSSHPLMPGDLKEASGACIPSTPQGPQNFCSSSIAIKATSPTKSDEGSNSQEREYTLSTSQAVLDPKNVPVDALDKQVAMLVNFLLFKYQMKEPITKADMLKVVIKECEVHFPEILLRASERMEMIFGLDLMEVDHTNHHYGLFIKLGLTYDGMLHVERGVPKTGLLILILSVIFMKGNRATEDEVWEVLNVTGLYSGRKHFIFREPRELITKEFVKEKYLEYRQVANTDPAQFEFLWGPRAHAETTKMKVLEFLAKVHGTDPSSFPSQYEEALQDERERARARISGRAVSPSVATASSSAKASSFSHT, translated from the exons ATGTCACGCCCCCTGACTTCCGCCTCCAGAGCGCAGGGCTGCGAGGGCTTTAATCTGAGGCGCAGACTCCAGTCAGCAGCGCGAGGAGCCCCAGGTGCCGCTCGGTGTCAG GTGGTGAATCTCATTGCCCACCGTCCTGTCCACGTACTGCTACCCACAAGAGTCATCATGTCTCAGCTGCGTCCTCAATACTCATATGATCAATGCCATCAGGCCTTCAGTGAGTCCCAGGGTCTGGAGGTTACACAGGTCTCCAAGGCTCTGGAGGAGACCCAACTCTCCTCCCATCCTCTAATGCCTGGCGATTTGAAGGAGGCTTCTGGTGCTTGTATACCCAGCACTCCTCAGGGTCCTCAGAATTTCTGCTCCTCTTCCATTGCTATCAAAGCCACCTCACCCACGAAATCGGATGAGGGATCCAATAGCCAAGAAAGAGAGTATACTCTGAGCACCTCACAGGCTGTGCTAGACCCCAAGAATGTGCCCGTAGATGCTCTAGATAAGCAAGTAGCTATGTTGGTAAATTTCTTGCTGTTCAAGTATCAAATGAAAGAGCCAATAACAAAGGCAGATATGTTGAAGGTTGTCATCAAGGAGTGTGAAGTCCACTTTCCTGAGATCCTCCTGAGAGCCTCTGAGCGCATGGAGATGATCTTTGGCCTTGATCTGATGGAAGTGGATCACACCAATCACCACTATGGCCTCTTCATCAAATTGGGCCTCACCTATGATGGGATGCTGCATGTTGAAAGAGGCGTGCCCAAGACCGGCCTCCTGATCCTTATCCTGAGTGTGATCTTCATGAAGGGCAACCGTGCTACCGAAGACGAAGTCTGGGAAGTTCTGAATGTGACCGGGTTATACTCTGGGAGGAAGCACTTCATCTTTAGGGAGCCCAGGGAGCTCATCACCAAAGAATTCGTGAAGGAAAAATACCTGGAGTACCGGCAGGTGGCCAACACTGATCCTGCGCAGTTTGAGTTCCTGTGGGGCCCCAGAGCCCACGCTGAAACCACCAAGATGAAGGTCCTGGAGTTTCTGGCCAAGGTTCATGGGACTGACCCAAGTTCTTTCCCATCTCAGTATGAGGAGGCTTTGcaagatgaaagagagagagcccgagcCAGAATTTCAGGCAGGGCTGTCTCTCCTTCTGTAGCCACTGCAAGTTCTAGTGCCAAGGCTAGCAGCTTCTCCCACACCTAG